A region of Bradyrhizobium sp. SZCCHNS1050 DNA encodes the following proteins:
- a CDS encoding DUF3775 domain-containing protein — MPELTISPEKVAFLIEKAREFDVKEQATDEESGSNAVDDDMVDVLQDSGDDPVVREITGFINAMTEDEQTDLVALMRLGRGDGDIDEWDDLRREAAGQRDRHTARYLLGEPMLGDLLAEGLDAFGIDWTEGRTTADSSSPSQRDEDEKR; from the coding sequence ATGCCAGAGCTGACGATATCGCCCGAGAAGGTCGCCTTCCTGATCGAAAAGGCGCGCGAGTTCGACGTCAAGGAGCAGGCGACCGATGAGGAATCCGGCTCGAATGCCGTCGATGACGACATGGTCGACGTGCTCCAGGATAGCGGCGATGATCCCGTGGTGCGCGAGATCACCGGCTTCATCAACGCGATGACCGAGGACGAGCAGACCGATCTCGTCGCCTTGATGCGGCTCGGCCGCGGCGACGGCGATATCGACGAGTGGGACGATCTGCGCCGCGAGGCCGCCGGCCAGCGCGACCGCCACACCGCGCGTTATCTGCTGGGCGAGCCGATGCTCGGCGACCTGCTGGCGGAGGGCCTCGATGCGTTCGGCATCGATTGGACCGAAGGCCGCACCACGGCGGATTCGTCGAGCCCAAGCCAGCGCGACGAGGACGAGAAGCGGTAG